Proteins from a genomic interval of Oncorhynchus nerka isolate Pitt River linkage group LG13, Oner_Uvic_2.0, whole genome shotgun sequence:
- the LOC115139217 gene encoding galectin-3-like isoform X1 yields the protein MLPFLMKMKKRSDAVFSLLTDTMEGSNSIWPSQQQPGGPVWPTQPSQQPTQPQPPSCWPEQPSIPCWPGPQSSQPAPAQPQPMPCFPGNPNTPCWPGQQPSQQAPGPAQNWPVPQPSQPSPAPAQNWNWPGPQPSKPSPAPAQNWPGTQPQHTHPAPTHPCQPCWPGPQPQPPQLQPQPTPQPYQPPASIQAQAQGPSQPSPPGWPVPGFNPGVNPGSGWPFGPGQDPGVQSSWPDQDPGGFPPATQWNPTPTGQNVPYNLNLQRGIYDKMMLTIMGQVKPNAKQFTVNFLRGNDIAFHLNSRFNEGGKQAVVRNHKMGEHWGKEERHTQGGFPFMAGQSFEMKILVTSGEFKVAVNGTQLFEFKHRIRELNQIDRISILHDVILTSVNVDTIP from the exons ATGCTTCCGTTTCTGATGAAGATGAAAAAACGTAGTGATGCTGTTTTCTCTTTACTTACAGATACTATGGAA GGAAGCAACAGCATCTGGCCCAGTCAACAGCAACCAGGGGGTCCAGTCTGGCCGACACAGCCCAGCCAACAGCCcacccaaccccaacccccatCCTGCTGGCCTGAGCAGCCCAGCATCCCCTGCTGGCCTGGTCCTCAATCATCCCAACCAGCCCCAGCTCAACCTCAGCCCATGCCTTGCTTTCCTGGGAACCCGAACACCCCCTGCTGGCCTGGGCAACAGCCATCCCAACAAGCCCCAGGTCCGGCCCAAAACTGGCCTGTGCCACAGCCATCACAAccatccccagctccagcccaaAACTGGAACTGGCCTGGTCCTCAACCATCCAAAccatccccagctccagcccaaAACTGGCCTGGTACTCAACCACAACATACCCATCCAGCCCCAACCCATCCCTGCCAGCCGTGCTGGCCTggaccccagccccagcctccccAATTACAGCCCCAGCCTACACCCCAGCCTTATCAACCTCCAGCCTCAATTCAAGCCCAGGCCCAGGGCCCCAGCCAGCCCAGTCCCCCAGGGTGGCCAGTCCCAGGCTTTAACCCAGGCGTTAACCCAGGGTCTGGATGGCCATTCGGCCCTGGTCAGGACCCAGGTGTACAATCTAGTTGGCCTGATCAGGACCCAGGTGGCTTCCCACCTGCTACACAGTGGAATCCGACACCAACTGGAcag AATGTGCCCTACAACCTGAACCTACAAAGAGGCATCTACGACAAGATGATGCTCACCATCATGGGCCAGGTCAAACCAAACGCTAAGCA GTTCACAGTGAACTTTCTGCGAGGTAATGACATCGCCTTCCACCTCAACTCTCGGTTCAATGAGGGGGGCAAGCAGGCAGTGGTGAGGAACCACAAGATGGGAGAGCactgggggaaggaggagaggcacACACAGGGAGGCTTCCCCTTCATGGCCGGTCAGTCCTTCGAG ATGAAGATTTTGGTTACGTCTGGCGAGTTTAAGGTGGCTGTGAACGGAACTCAGCTGTTTGAGTTTAAACACCGCATCAGAGAACTCAACCAGATCGATCGCATCAGCATCCTCCATGATGTCATCCTCACCTCTGTCAACGTAGACACGATACCATGA
- the LOC115139217 gene encoding galectin-3-like isoform X2, with translation MLPFLMKMKKRSDAVFSLLTDTMEGSNSIWPSQQQPGGPVWPTQPSQQPTQPQPPSCWPEQPSIPCWPGPQSSQPAPAQPQPMPCFPGNPNTPCWPGQQPSQQAPGPAQNWPVPQPSQPSPAPAQNWNWPGPQPSKPSPAPAQNWPGTQPQHTHPAPTHPCQPCWPGPQPQPPQLQPQPTPQPYQPPASIQAQAQGPSQPSPPGWPVPGFNPGVNPGSGWPFGPGQDPGVQSSWPDQDPGGFPPATQWNPTPTGQNVPYNLNLQRGIYDKMMLTIMGQVKPNAKQFTVNFLRGNDIAFHLNSRFNEGGKQAVVRNHKMGEHWGKEERHTQGGFPFMAGQSFECLSVLRFR, from the exons ATGCTTCCGTTTCTGATGAAGATGAAAAAACGTAGTGATGCTGTTTTCTCTTTACTTACAGATACTATGGAA GGAAGCAACAGCATCTGGCCCAGTCAACAGCAACCAGGGGGTCCAGTCTGGCCGACACAGCCCAGCCAACAGCCcacccaaccccaacccccatCCTGCTGGCCTGAGCAGCCCAGCATCCCCTGCTGGCCTGGTCCTCAATCATCCCAACCAGCCCCAGCTCAACCTCAGCCCATGCCTTGCTTTCCTGGGAACCCGAACACCCCCTGCTGGCCTGGGCAACAGCCATCCCAACAAGCCCCAGGTCCGGCCCAAAACTGGCCTGTGCCACAGCCATCACAAccatccccagctccagcccaaAACTGGAACTGGCCTGGTCCTCAACCATCCAAAccatccccagctccagcccaaAACTGGCCTGGTACTCAACCACAACATACCCATCCAGCCCCAACCCATCCCTGCCAGCCGTGCTGGCCTggaccccagccccagcctccccAATTACAGCCCCAGCCTACACCCCAGCCTTATCAACCTCCAGCCTCAATTCAAGCCCAGGCCCAGGGCCCCAGCCAGCCCAGTCCCCCAGGGTGGCCAGTCCCAGGCTTTAACCCAGGCGTTAACCCAGGGTCTGGATGGCCATTCGGCCCTGGTCAGGACCCAGGTGTACAATCTAGTTGGCCTGATCAGGACCCAGGTGGCTTCCCACCTGCTACACAGTGGAATCCGACACCAACTGGAcag AATGTGCCCTACAACCTGAACCTACAAAGAGGCATCTACGACAAGATGATGCTCACCATCATGGGCCAGGTCAAACCAAACGCTAAGCA GTTCACAGTGAACTTTCTGCGAGGTAATGACATCGCCTTCCACCTCAACTCTCGGTTCAATGAGGGGGGCAAGCAGGCAGTGGTGAGGAACCACAAGATGGGAGAGCactgggggaaggaggagaggcacACACAGGGAGGCTTCCCCTTCATGGCCGGTCAGTCCTTCGAG TGTTTGTCCGTCCTGCGTTTCAGATGA